A genomic stretch from Puntigrus tetrazona isolate hp1 unplaced genomic scaffold, ASM1883169v1 S000000008, whole genome shotgun sequence includes:
- the pknox1.1 gene encoding homeobox protein PKNOX1.1, with product MMAAQSVSIDKYQEGDQQMQVMEQSESDLEQGFANGSTGSSSSPVNTEPQTQMDVYKSCIYRHPLFPLLALLFEKCEQSTQGSDCVTSASFDVDIENFVRSQEKDGKAFFSEDPDLDNLMVKAIQVLRIHLLELEKVSDLCKDFCSRYITCLKTKMNSETLLSGEPGSPYSPGHDQLSNPFSSALSPQGVVVPSQGLQQGNVTVTAVNPSQMVAGNTVYQPVTVVTPQGQVVTQAISPGTIHIQNSQLQLQLNQDLSFFGGDDSSPKNKRGVLPKQATSVMRSWLFQHIAHPYPTEEEKKQIATQTNLTLLQVNNWFINARRRILQPMLDVNSEMAKTKKKTAQSRPLHRFWSDTISSSGTQQQLTMPDGSLVTVGMNVDGFQALSSDGATLAMQQVMMGNHSEDESEESGNEDDADLSSANMTGLGLDVSD from the exons ATGATGGCTGCACAGTCTGTGTCCATAGACAAATATCAAGAGGGAGACCAACAG ATGCAGGTTATGGAGCAGTCAGAGAGTGACCTTGAGCAGGGCTTTGCTAACGGAAGCACAGGAAGCTCCAGCAGCCCAGTGAACACTGAACCACAAACACAAATGGACGTCTACAAATCCTGTATATACAG ACATCCCCTCTTCCCTCTCTTGGCCCTGCTGTTTGAGAAGTGTGAGCAGTCCACTCAGGGCTCTGACTGCGTCACGTCTGCCAGTTTTGATGTTGACATTGAAAACTTCGTACGCAGCCAGGAGAAAGATGGCAAAGCCTTCTTCAGTGAAGACCCAGACCTTGACAACTTG ATGGTCAAGGCCATCCAGGTGCTGCGGATTCATCTGTTGGAGCTGGAGAAAGTTAGCGACCTGTGCAAGGACTTCTGCAGCCGTTACATTACCTGCCTCAAGACCAAGATGAACAGTGAGACACTACTGAGTGGAGAGCCGGGCAGCCCTTACTCTCCAGGCCATGACCAA ctgtCCAACCCTTTCTCAAGTGCCCTCAGCCCCCAGGGCGTTGTGGTGCCCTCACAAGGACTTCAGCAAGGCAATGTGACAGTGACAGCCGTCAACCCATCACAAATGGTCGCAG GTAATACAGTGTATCAGCCAGTAACAGTAGTCACACCACAGGGACAGGTGGTGACGCAAGCCATCTCACCTGGAACAATACACATCCAGAACTCACAG CTCCAGCTTCAGCTCAATCAGGACCTGAGTTTCTTTGGGGGAGATGATAGCTCTCCTAAAAACAAGCGTGGGGTTCTCCCCAAACAGGCTACCAGTGTCATGCGCTCCTGGCTCTTCCAGCACATTGCG CATCCTTATCCCACCGAGGAAGAGAAAAAGCAAATTGCAACTCAAACAAACCTGACTTTACTCCAGGTCAACAATTG GTTTATTAATGCTCGAAGACGGATCTTGCAGCCAATGCTGGATGTCAACTCGGAGATGGCCAAAACCAAGAAGAAGACGGCTCAGAGCCGCCCGCTGCACCGCTTCTGGTCCGACACCATCTCTTCATCTGGAACCCAGCAGCAGCTCACAATGCCAGACG GTAGTTTGGTTACAGTGGGGATGAACGTGGATGGCTTCCAGGCACTTTCATCAGATGGAGCGACCCTCGCCATGCAGCAAGTCATGATGGGAAATCACAGCGAGGATGAGTCAGAAGAAAGCGGCAATGAAGACGACGCAGATTTGTCATCCGCTAACATGACCGGCCTGGGTTTAGACGTTAGCGACTGA
- the pdxka gene encoding pyridoxal (pyridoxine, vitamin B6) kinase a encodes MDCRVLSVQSHVVRGYVGNKSASFPLQVLGFEVDTINSVQFSNHTGYEHWKGQVLTADELHVLYEGIKLNNVNQYDYVLTGYTRDDSFLDTVVDIVQELKRANPSLVYVCDPVLGDNGAMYVPENLLPIYRDKVVPAADIITPNQFEAELLTGRHISSEKDAVEVMKQLHSMGPDTVVITSSDLPSSLGAQYLVALGSQKRVRADGTLTTQQIRMDIPKEDAVFVGTGDLFAAMLLAWTHIHPNDLKVACEKTVSVIHHVIKRTITYANEAAGPNRKPSPAQLELRMVQSKADIEDPVIVLNAVVL; translated from the exons ATGGACTGCAGAGTTCTGTCAGTTCAGAGTCATGTTGTCAGAGGATATGTGGGAAACAAATCTGCTTCTTTTCCTTTACAG GTGCTGGGTTTTGAAGTCGACACTATCAATTCTGTGCAGTTCTCCAATCATACAG GATATGAGCACTGGAAGGGCCAAGTGTTGACCGCGGATGAATTGCATGTCCTGTACGAGGGGATCAAGCTCAACAACGTCAACCAATATGATTATGTGCTCACAG GGTACACTAGAGACGATTCCTTTTTGGATACGGTAGTGGACATTGTGCAGGAGCTGAAGAGAGCCAACCCGAGCCTGGTGTATG TGTGTGATCCGGTGCTGGGTGATAATGGAGCTATG tatgttCCTGAGAACCTGCTGCCTATATACAGAGATAAAGTAGTCCCGGCCGCAGACATAATCACTCCCAATCAGTTTGAGGCTGA GCTCCTCACTGGTAGACACATAAGTTCAGAAAAAGATGCAGTTGAA GTGATGAAGCAGCTGCACTCGATGGGTCCAGACACGGTGGTCATCACCAGCTCAGACCTGCCCTCTTCTTTGGGAGCTCAGTATCTTGTTGCCCTGGGGAGCCAGAAAAGAG tgagaGCAGATGGTACACTGACGACACAGCAGATCCGAATGGACATCCCTAAGGAGGATGCTGTGTTTGTGGGAACCGGAGATCTCTTTGCTGCAATGCTGCTGGCGTGGACACACATCCACCCAAATGATCTGAAG GTGGCCTGTGAAAAGACGGTTTCAGTCATCCACCATGTCATTAAGAGGACTATTACTTATGCAAATG AAGCGGCCGGTCCCAATCGAAAGCCCAGTCCTGCTCAGCTCGAGCTGCGGATGGTCCAGAGTAAAGCAGACATTGAGGATCCCGTCATAGTGTTGAACGCTGTCGTTCTGTAG
- the tmprss3a gene encoding transmembrane protease serine 3 has translation MANPDELESAASVDVGADINGGSIPCRDTTQTDGQGTTDQIYPEKIEVVSVTENDIASMDTPTLLNASPLDSSSASPAPDDNTIKPTKDPLTETPSAQPSLSMPLTKVQPFVTEDKTLRGRLFARRMEILIGACVLLTLTIVLGIGLGVGLSCTGKFRCVSGCVRLSAQCDGHFDCEHGEDELSCVCAEWEELSACKQLGYLRYVESKALPLSSIEQDFQSNLVSITMNSTNLQQAIKIHNITSFSKTQCSLGMITTLKCIACGSRPKFSTRIVGGNLSAEGQFPWQVSLHFQNEHLCGGSIISSLWILTAAHCVYGFAYPVLWSVYVGLTDQPVNAADSLAVEKIIYHSRYRPKGLDHDIALMKLVQPLSFNGFVEPICLPNFGEEFEDGKMCWISGWGATEDGGEGSISLHSATVPLISTKACSQPEVYQGYISPGMICAGYLEGGTDSCQGDSGGPLACEDSFTWKLVGATSWGQGCAEKNKPGVYTRITQSLTWIHLQMEREEILHPSATSSDY, from the exons ATGGCTAATCCAGATGAACTGGAGTCTGCAGCAAGTGTAGATGTTGGGGCTGATATAAATGGAGGATCTATTCCCTGTAGAGACACAACACAGACAGATGGTCAG GGTACAACCGATCAGATATATCCTGAGAAAATAGAGGTGGTTTCTGTAACTGAGAATGACATTGCCTCTATGGATACCCCGACCCTGCTCAACGCCAGTCCGCTGGACAGTTCAAGTGCCAGTCCTGCTCCAGATGACAACACCATCAAACCAACCAAAGACCCTCTCACAGAAACCCCTTCAGCACAGCCCAGCCTGTCAATGCCACTTACCAAAGTCCAGCCCTTTGTTACAG AGGACAAAACACTTAGGGGAAGACTATTTGCACGCAGGATGGAGATACTGATCGGGGCCTGTGTCCTGCTCACCCTCACTATTGTGCTTGGAATTGGATTGggtg TTGGGTTAAGCTGTACAGGGAAGTTTCGATGTGTCTCTGGGTGTGTTAGACTGTCTGCACAGTGTGATGGACACTTCGATTGTGAACACGGAGAAGATGAGCTCAGCTGCG TTTGTGCTGAGTGGGAAGAGCTTTCTGCTTGCAAACAGCTTGGATATCTGAG ATATGTGGAGTCGAAAGCTCTTCCTCTGTCTTCTATTGAGCAGGACTTCCAAAGTAACCTGGTGTCAATAACTATGAACAGCACAAATCTCCAACAGGCCATCAAGATACACAACATAACCAGTTTCAG TAAAACCCAGTGCAGTCTGGGAATGATAACAACACTTAAGTGCATAG CTTGTGGTTCCAGACCTAAGTTCAGCACTCGTATAGTGGGCGGTAACCTGTCTGCTGAGGGTCAGTTCCCCTGGCAGGTGAGCCTGCACTTTCAGAACGAGCACCTGTGTGGAGGCTCCATTATATCGTCTCTCTGGATCCTGACTGCTGCACACTGTGTGTACGG GTTTGCATACCCTGTGCTGTGGAGCGTCTACGTGGGTTTGACTGATCAGCCAGTCAATGCGGCGGACTCTCTCGCTGTGGAGAAGATCATTTATCACAGCCGCTACAGACCCAAGGGCTTGGATCATGATATAGCTCTGATGAAACTGGTGCAGCCCCTCAGCTTCAATG GTTTTGTGGAGCCTATTTGTCTGCCGAACTTTGGGGAGGAGTTTGAGGATGGTAAAATGTGCTGGATCTCAGGATGGGGCGCCACAGAGGACGGAG GTGAAGGAAGCATTTCGCTGCATTCAGCTACAGTCCCACTGATCTCTACAAAGGCCTGCAGCCAGCCGGAGGTTTATCAAGGTTATATATCACCAGGCATGATCTGCGCAGGGTACTTGGAGGGAGGAACGGACTCCTGCCAG GGTGACAGCGGTGGTCCGTTGGCTTGCGAGGATTCCTTCACCTGGAAATTGGTGGGAGCCACGAGCTGGGGACAAGGCtgtgcagaaaaaaacaaacctggGGTTTACACGCGCATCACACAGTCCCTCACCTGGATACATCTGCAGATGGAG AGAGAAGAAATACTACATCCCTCTGCTACCAGCTCTGATTATTGA
- the fgf9 gene encoding fibroblast growth factor 4A isoform X1, translated as MAVHWMLLCFVSVMLSLCVSCNFTDEGSRLRHMWQLSMRDAKIRDKAAVDESNPARHQLLYCRVGIGFHLQIVMNGSVWGVHEPSEYSLLRVFAVRPGIVGICGVKSERYLCMNQEGIAHGRKLFSNECLFKEHMEENHYNTYSSLSAGLFLALSRKGQLKRGRRASRHRTCTHFLPRQPVSH; from the exons ATGGCTGTCCACTGGATGCTTTTATGCTTCGTATCGGTTATGTTGTCATTGTGTGTAAGCTGTAACTTCACAGATGAAGGAAGCCGCTTGAGACACATGTGGCAGCTGTCAATGAGGGACGCGAAGATAAGAGACAAAG CAGCTGTAGACGAGTCTAATCCAGCTCGACATCAGCTCTTGTATTGCCGTGTTGGGATTGGTTTCCACCTACAGATTGTGATGAATGGCAGTGTGTGGGGCGTTCACGAGCCTTCTGAGTACA GCTTGCTGAGGGTGTTTGCTGTCAGGCCGGGCATAGTGGGTATCTGTGGTGTGAAGAGTGAGCGATATTTGTGCATGAATCAGGAGGGAATCGCACATGGAAGG AAGTTGTTCTCAAATGAATGCCTGTTTAAAGAGCACATGGAGGAAAACCATTACAACACATACTCCTCCCTAAGCGCTGGCCTTTTCCTGGCTTTGTCCCGTAAAGGGCAGCTGAAGAGAGGCAGGAGGGCGAGCCGCCACCGGACATGCACACATTTCCTTCCTCGCCAGCCTGTATCTCATTGA
- the fgf9 gene encoding fibroblast growth factor 4B isoform X2 translates to MAVHWMLLCFVSVMLSLCVSCNFTDEGSRLRHMWQLSMRDAKIRDKAVDESNPARHQLLYCRVGIGFHLQIVMNGSVWGVHEPSEYSLLRVFAVRPGIVGICGVKSERYLCMNQEGIAHGRKLFSNECLFKEHMEENHYNTYSSLSAGLFLALSRKGQLKRGRRASRHRTCTHFLPRQPVSH, encoded by the exons ATGGCTGTCCACTGGATGCTTTTATGCTTCGTATCGGTTATGTTGTCATTGTGTGTAAGCTGTAACTTCACAGATGAAGGAAGCCGCTTGAGACACATGTGGCAGCTGTCAATGAGGGACGCGAAGATAAGAGACAAAG CTGTAGACGAGTCTAATCCAGCTCGACATCAGCTCTTGTATTGCCGTGTTGGGATTGGTTTCCACCTACAGATTGTGATGAATGGCAGTGTGTGGGGCGTTCACGAGCCTTCTGAGTACA GCTTGCTGAGGGTGTTTGCTGTCAGGCCGGGCATAGTGGGTATCTGTGGTGTGAAGAGTGAGCGATATTTGTGCATGAATCAGGAGGGAATCGCACATGGAAGG AAGTTGTTCTCAAATGAATGCCTGTTTAAAGAGCACATGGAGGAAAACCATTACAACACATACTCCTCCCTAAGCGCTGGCCTTTTCCTGGCTTTGTCCCGTAAAGGGCAGCTGAAGAGAGGCAGGAGGGCGAGCCGCCACCGGACATGCACACATTTCCTTCCTCGCCAGCCTGTATCTCATTGA
- the ndufv3 gene encoding fibrous sheath CABYR-binding protein, translating to MLMSDEQYYRCHVDLDLSRVSCVRSGGRLGPRLLQLSALKGTSHPKQRRRQRLQGVLREVWGTPRTSFIAALCTKGDVPPKTAKKAKASTDERASLLAYKPAVAFPSKLSATGFLPKDVALGESEAVEAVSTAAASETTAGGPVVDTAAAEEAKITEVPPTNEVTTKNEGSKPSDVESEAQKDQDDSSSSSSSSSSSDSDSDSDSDDEKPKTPETLQSGEKAAEEKKAPALTTEQVDKKAKPESASYGQAQESAKPEEIPAPSAKSNGSDETLIDPAPIVSSSTTESNLEMISECIKSDTADKTLGTATEVKTALVEEIAVEKEPEIKAEDAVKVAPEVAPEVAPEVAPEVAPEVAPEVAPEVAPEVAPDVAPDVAPDVAPDVAPDVAPEVPTEACPEEIVEPPVEASPGVAPEASGDVAAEPEDALSRAEASEELLDPAPVSADAVEARAETDGVETPEEQAPEKAPEPEPFDNTTYKNLQHHNYNMYTFADMDLEMSKYRLPQPSSGRR from the exons atgcttATGTCTGATGAACAGTACTACCGGTGTCAT GTCGACTTGGATCTGTCAAG GGTGTCCTGCGTGAGGTCTGGGGGACGCCTAGGACCTCGTTTATTGCAGCTCTCTGCACTAAAGGGGACGTCCCACCCAAAACAGCGAAGAAGGCAAAGGCTTCAA GGTGTCCTGCGTGAGGTCTGGGGGACGCCTAGGACCTCGTTTATTGCAGCTCTCTGCACTAAAGGGGACGTCCCACCCAAAACAGCGAAGAAGGCAAAGGCTTCAA CCGATGAGAGAGCCTCTCTTCTAGCCTACAAGCCTGCAGTTGCCTTCCCTTCTAAGCTGTCTGCCACAGGATTTCTTCCCAAAGATGTAGCTTTAGGTGAGTCTGAAGCCGTGGAGGCTGTTTCCACAGCCGCTGCAAGTGAGACGACAGCTGGAGGTCCAGTTGTTGatacagcagcagctgaagagGCAAAGATCACTGAAGTCCCACCTACTAATGAAGTCACTACAAAAAACGAAGGAAGTAAGCCCTCAGATGTTGAGTCAGAAGCACAGAAAGATCAAGACGACAGctcttcttcatcctcatcctcatcgtCCAGTGATTCTGATTCAGATTCTGACTCTGATGATGAGAAGCCAAAGACACCAGAAACACTACAGTCTGGAGAGAAAGCAGCAGAGGAGAAGAAAGCTCCTGCTCTGACGACTGAACAAGTAGATAAGAAAGCAAAGCCTGAATCTGCCTCATATGGACAAGCTCAAGAAAGTGCAAAACCAGAAGAGATTCCTGCACCAAGTGCTAAATCAAATGGATCAGATGAGACCCTGATTGATCCTGCCCCTATAGTATCATCCTCCACAACTGAATCCAATCTAGAGATGATCAGTGAATGCATTAAGTCTGACACTGCTGACAAGACACTAGGCACTGCAACAGAAGTTAAAACAGCTCTCGTGGAGGAGATTGCTGTTGAAAAAGAACCAGAAATCAAAGCTGAAGATGCTGTCAAAGTTGCTCCAGAAGTTGCTCCAGAAGTTGCTCCAGAAGTTGCTCCAGAAGTTGCTCCAGAAGTTGCTCCAGAAGTTGCTCCAGAAGTTGCTCCAGAAGTTGCTCCAGACGTTGCTCCAGACGTTGCTCCAGACGTTGCTCCAGACGTTGCTCCAGACGTTGCTCCAGAAGTCCCTACAGAAGCCTGTCCTGAAGAAATAGTCGAACCCCCTGTTGAAGCTAGTCCTGGAGTAGCTCCCGAGGCTTCTGGAGATGTTGCAGCTGAACCTGAAGATGCGTTATCCAGAGCTGAGGCTTCAGAAGAGCTGCTAGACCCTGCCCCTGTGTCTGCTGATGCTGTGGAGGCTCGGGCTGAGACGGACGGTGTGGAGACACCTGAGG AACAAGCCCCAGAGAAAGCCCCGGAGCCGGAGCCCTTTGACAACACCACATACAAGAACCTGCAGCACCACAACTACAACATGTACACCTTCGCTGATATGGATCTAGAGATGTCTAAATACCGTCTGCCCCAGCCGTCCTCAGGCAGACGCTGA